Proteins from one Mucilaginibacter jinjuensis genomic window:
- a CDS encoding GPW/gp25 family protein: MPIPLYKKPFGMGRLLQGQDLESQDIGASISQYIELIIFTRYGEHRYDPNFGCEIWDLDFELIVSERMWEERLRQSLLRSITKYEQRIYDVQIDAHIKEVNKFYPLRNVSEIKKKVEIVINGKMHQTGENYTFTTSLFLSPLSA, translated from the coding sequence ATGCCTATACCACTATATAAAAAACCATTTGGAATGGGGCGGCTTTTACAGGGACAAGACCTTGAATCACAGGATATTGGAGCCTCAATTTCGCAATATATCGAGCTCATTATTTTTACCCGTTACGGCGAGCACCGCTATGATCCAAACTTCGGCTGCGAGATCTGGGATCTTGATTTTGAGCTCATTGTAAGTGAGCGGATGTGGGAAGAAAGGCTCCGTCAATCGCTGCTTCGTTCCATTACCAAATACGAGCAGCGTATTTACGACGTACAGATCGATGCGCACATTAAAGAGGTTAACAAATTTTATCCTTTACGTAATGTGAGCGAGATTAAGAAGAAGGTAGAAATTGTAATAAACGGCAAAATGCACCAAACCGGCGAAAACTATACGTTTACAACATCGTTATTTCTAAGCCCATTATCGGCCTAA
- a CDS encoding PKD domain-containing protein — protein sequence MQDEYNNGRPINTNRQNYIFLYIIVSILLLAGLIFLFKSSLFDKRTINARILKEEIFLNEDLVYSDNTPNAKTWQWEFGNGDHANQQNGTYRFKKAGAYIVRVTVDGKLQQQFPVNVKDTVATAVKDTLLTINGPTRGIVNEEIRLEAQGNARIYEWSFGETGRVDVKGPTALYTYHNPGTYFVKLSTDNATHPVYQKVLITNPDSTVNAIVAPGEGEAKVIDDIRSHLQAIANGADFNGQYYYLVNKYFCGDEKVTVNVESNGESKQTDFYSYCMRLTFGGGVNIDEAQVTLKPKSTCSSMLSVKQHSAASNGIKHIK from the coding sequence ATGCAAGACGAGTACAACAACGGCAGGCCAATTAATACCAACAGGCAAAACTATATTTTCCTGTACATAATTGTGAGCATATTGCTCTTAGCCGGCCTCATCTTTTTATTTAAAAGTTCGCTGTTTGATAAGAGAACTATAAACGCCCGGATTTTAAAAGAAGAGATTTTCCTGAACGAAGATCTTGTTTATTCAGACAATACGCCCAACGCCAAAACCTGGCAATGGGAGTTTGGTAACGGCGACCACGCTAACCAGCAAAACGGTACTTATCGTTTCAAAAAAGCGGGTGCCTACATCGTTCGCGTAACTGTGGACGGTAAACTACAGCAGCAGTTCCCGGTAAATGTTAAAGATACTGTGGCTACAGCTGTTAAAGACACCCTGCTTACCATTAACGGTCCAACGCGCGGCATTGTGAATGAAGAAATAAGGCTCGAAGCACAAGGCAACGCCCGTATCTACGAATGGTCGTTCGGTGAAACCGGCCGGGTTGATGTTAAAGGCCCGACAGCGCTTTATACTTACCATAACCCGGGAACTTATTTTGTAAAACTGAGCACCGATAATGCGACACACCCGGTATATCAAAAAGTATTAATCACCAATCCCGACTCTACCGTTAATGCGATTGTTGCTCCTGGTGAAGGCGAGGCTAAGGTTATCGACGATATCCGATCACACCTGCAAGCTATAGCCAACGGTGCTGATTTTAATGGTCAATACTATTACCTGGTGAACAAATATTTCTGCGGAGATGAAAAAGTAACCGTGAATGTGGAATCGAACGGCGAAAGTAAGCAGACTGATTTTTACTCGTACTGTATGCGCCTGACCTTTGGCGGCGGGGTAAATATTGATGAGGCACAAGTTACGCTGAAGCCTAAATCAACCTGCTCAAGTATGCTGAGTGTGAAACAGCATTCGGCCGCATCAAATGGTATTAAACATATTAAATAA
- a CDS encoding LamG-like jellyroll fold domain-containing protein: protein MNENNNVIRKPVFNIPMDELRDKTIVNLAEFPNSPLRKISMLGEPQVYYDYFMGTSIAFKGAEATEKQEFTLASATGFSAELWFNANVLKNSSQRLLSLDISLPGDTGDTFYIDLESDEEKMWLKVCAIRGNEDLFSTEIIADRWVHVALVAGANKYVKCYVDNKQLEPIMELPNWNVQQLHKSSLVIGASDYDAYFFNGKLCQFKLYNDVLSEADIDLSFDKGKNANATFKSTYPIDFTLNTVDNGNELPVLYIGDGTTAHELKLGIINVSGTHMRFENIPQISVSNYHFQLRFKKQVLDNKTIIELSNHSKLGDNWTYLVGSDTEFLEDWISFTCSGIDVFSGLLNILLSNVQAAAATGARNTVVEIKYNNIKYKDSADILSGSLTRHLDIISYGGKILQPFDAGIKGAAEILKSEAGEFKISITNITGKAINFTPAGNNRVSKFIVSLKEPAKGVPNAVFEKNKFSPRTVAQLGNWKQPFECNQEYTKLDENGSLVIEISNFQLERAYGGIVTLYIDYQNIPGYADGYLTVSVNLSKQVDHDARAGIKQAEQNTDVSLYVDGRVMDQTGYLMPIGAIIAYGGNNAPAGWLLCDGQPILNDSKYSALKNVLGNEGRTPDLRARFIVGVDNSRPEYKLRVAKGEERVTLGENEMPDHSHDVKEDSANIFNGNSGNLVLMPEGSYNNYVSSGGITVLDRAAKEGVLLKNAIIQHHSHNVRINRAGGGGSHNNLPPYYALTYIIKY from the coding sequence ATGAACGAGAACAATAATGTCATTCGTAAACCGGTTTTCAATATCCCGATGGATGAACTTCGGGATAAAACGATTGTAAACCTTGCAGAGTTTCCAAACTCGCCGTTAAGGAAAATCTCTATGCTGGGCGAACCACAGGTGTACTATGATTATTTTATGGGTACATCTATAGCTTTTAAAGGCGCAGAGGCTACTGAAAAGCAAGAATTTACGCTGGCGTCCGCTACCGGTTTCTCGGCCGAATTATGGTTTAACGCCAATGTCTTAAAGAATAGCTCTCAACGGTTGTTGAGTTTAGATATTTCGTTGCCGGGCGATACAGGTGATACGTTTTATATTGACCTGGAGAGTGATGAGGAAAAAATGTGGCTTAAGGTATGCGCAATACGTGGAAACGAAGACTTGTTTAGTACAGAGATTATAGCTGATAGGTGGGTGCATGTTGCACTGGTTGCCGGGGCTAATAAATATGTGAAATGCTATGTAGATAACAAACAATTAGAGCCAATTATGGAATTGCCTAATTGGAACGTTCAGCAGTTACATAAAAGCAGTTTGGTAATTGGAGCCAGCGATTATGATGCATACTTTTTTAACGGAAAGCTATGCCAGTTTAAGTTGTACAACGATGTACTTTCTGAAGCTGATATTGATTTAAGCTTTGACAAAGGAAAAAACGCAAATGCTACTTTCAAAAGTACTTACCCGATTGATTTTACGCTTAACACAGTTGACAACGGAAATGAGTTACCGGTTTTATATATTGGTGATGGCACTACTGCCCACGAGCTAAAGCTGGGGATTATAAACGTATCGGGTACTCATATGCGGTTTGAAAATATACCCCAAATATCAGTATCAAACTATCACTTTCAGTTAAGGTTTAAAAAGCAGGTACTTGATAATAAAACGATAATCGAATTAAGTAATCATTCTAAACTGGGTGATAACTGGACTTACCTGGTAGGCAGCGATACCGAATTTTTGGAAGATTGGATCTCCTTTACCTGTAGCGGGATCGATGTGTTTTCGGGCTTGCTTAATATATTACTTAGCAATGTACAGGCAGCTGCGGCTACGGGTGCGCGTAATACCGTTGTTGAAATTAAATATAACAACATCAAGTATAAAGATTCTGCCGATATTCTTAGTGGATCGCTGACAAGGCACCTCGATATTATTAGCTACGGAGGTAAAATATTACAACCCTTCGATGCCGGGATAAAAGGTGCAGCCGAAATACTGAAGAGTGAAGCTGGAGAGTTCAAGATTTCTATTACAAACATAACCGGCAAGGCAATTAATTTTACTCCCGCAGGTAACAACAGGGTGTCAAAGTTCATTGTCTCGCTGAAAGAACCGGCCAAAGGAGTCCCTAATGCCGTGTTTGAAAAAAATAAATTTTCACCAAGAACTGTTGCGCAACTTGGAAACTGGAAGCAGCCTTTTGAATGTAACCAGGAGTACACTAAGCTTGATGAAAACGGCAGCCTCGTTATCGAAATATCTAATTTTCAACTTGAGCGCGCTTATGGTGGTATTGTAACCCTGTATATCGATTATCAAAACATACCGGGTTATGCTGATGGCTATTTAACCGTAAGTGTTAACCTGAGTAAGCAGGTAGATCATGATGCAAGAGCCGGGATAAAGCAGGCAGAGCAAAATACCGATGTTTCCCTTTACGTAGATGGCCGGGTAATGGATCAAACCGGTTACCTGATGCCTATAGGTGCAATTATCGCTTACGGCGGCAATAATGCGCCAGCAGGATGGTTGCTTTGTGACGGACAGCCGATTCTTAATGACTCTAAATACAGCGCGCTTAAAAATGTTCTTGGAAACGAAGGCCGCACCCCGGATCTGAGAGCAAGATTTATAGTAGGGGTGGATAATAGCAGGCCCGAATATAAACTTCGTGTTGCAAAAGGGGAAGAGCGGGTTACATTGGGAGAAAATGAAATGCCTGATCATTCGCATGATGTAAAGGAAGATTCTGCGAATATTTTTAACGGCAACTCTGGTAACCTGGTATTAATGCCAGAGGGCTCATATAATAATTACGTTTCCAGCGGTGGTATAACAGTGTTAGACAGGGCTGCAAAAGAAGGGGTTTTACTTAAAAATGCAATCATCCAGCATCACTCACACAATGTAAGGATCAATAGGGCCGGCGGCGGCGGCTCCCACAACAATTTACCACCATACTACGCACTAACTTATATTATTAAATATTGA
- the tssO gene encoding type VI secretion system TssO, producing MMKFSLKERRERFLFFLALFLFTAGILCTAIFYNYDNGSNVSKDEFAKHLQEEERFEATVTEAIPTIDTTYARIVKFNPNVQALFLENDIKNSIGAVRAYYNSRPYDSRYKIFIYASKIHENLFYDKRELRGNYNDMSRLNKLLDDCKLSTRQLQQSLGAAGH from the coding sequence ATGATGAAGTTTAGCTTAAAAGAAAGACGCGAACGGTTCCTGTTCTTCCTGGCCCTGTTCTTATTTACCGCAGGGATATTATGTACAGCCATATTTTATAACTACGATAATGGCAGCAATGTATCCAAAGATGAATTTGCCAAGCACCTGCAAGAAGAAGAACGGTTTGAAGCCACAGTAACCGAAGCCATACCCACTATTGATACTACTTATGCCCGCATTGTAAAATTTAACCCCAACGTGCAGGCCCTGTTTTTGGAGAATGACATTAAAAACTCCATCGGTGCTGTACGTGCTTATTACAACAGCAGGCCTTATGATAGCCGGTACAAGATTTTCATCTACGCATCAAAAATACACGAAAACCTGTTCTATGATAAACGCGAGCTCAGAGGTAATTATAACGATATGAGCCGCTTAAATAAATTATTAGACGATTGTAAACTTTCTACCCGGCAGCTGCAGCAAAGTTTGGGTGCAGCCGGCCATTAA
- a CDS encoding TssN family type VI secretion system protein: MDVKSFFIRYLLFPVIVVITTAIMTIINKKNKLLNNKKLIIIILVTSIILGLPGLLGFLDLQFMPWGYLICQLYYLAIGILFVWLAGIYYETELLERKGFFFVCCLITCLLGVFLFKLGFDWLNDLKYGLWASSSVFVFLVPVVFWWAYIAFLNIPLEIYKVWQYPVYPVDISMEHLDFNRLLVLEVNLYKHTDDAEPLKVKAKAPRNMNFGLWFQKFIDDYNLKFPDSPIQYQNAGKDTYKWIFYIKPSFFKQRQFIDPDLDIEQNNITESFAIFAKRVSEVANAPVRKGDEAVYL; the protein is encoded by the coding sequence ATGGACGTTAAATCCTTCTTTATCCGTTACCTGCTGTTCCCGGTAATCGTTGTTATCACCACGGCGATAATGACCATTATCAATAAAAAGAACAAACTTCTTAACAACAAAAAACTTATTATTATTATCCTGGTCACAAGCATCATTTTGGGCCTGCCCGGATTACTTGGATTCTTAGATCTGCAATTTATGCCTTGGGGATACCTCATTTGCCAGCTTTATTACCTGGCCATAGGTATACTGTTTGTATGGCTGGCAGGCATTTATTACGAAACAGAGCTATTAGAACGCAAAGGCTTTTTCTTTGTGTGCTGCCTCATTACCTGCTTGTTGGGCGTATTTCTGTTTAAGCTTGGGTTCGACTGGCTTAACGACCTGAAATATGGCTTATGGGCATCATCATCAGTCTTTGTGTTCCTGGTACCCGTTGTTTTCTGGTGGGCCTATATAGCTTTCTTAAACATCCCGCTCGAAATCTACAAAGTTTGGCAATACCCGGTGTACCCGGTCGACATCAGCATGGAGCATCTTGACTTTAACCGCCTGTTGGTGTTAGAAGTAAACCTGTATAAACATACCGATGATGCCGAACCGTTGAAAGTAAAAGCCAAAGCCCCGCGTAACATGAACTTTGGTTTATGGTTCCAGAAGTTTATTGATGATTATAATTTGAAGTTTCCCGATTCGCCGATACAATATCAAAATGCCGGTAAGGATACTTATAAATGGATCTTCTACATCAAGCCTTCTTTCTTTAAACAAAGGCAATTTATAGACCCGGACCTGGACATTGAACAGAACAATATAACCGAAAGCTTTGCCATTTTTGCCAAAAGAGTTTCGGAGGTGGCCAATGCACCCGTGCGAAAAGGCGATGAAGCCGTTTATTTATAA
- a CDS encoding type VI secretion system baseplate subunit TssG: MIVKQPNQLDTDFKAVTLAAELIERGVVNADEVIILPVGAKQRAYAKEIASVTNYESVYRNRKMLSVNINREGLYDMLPEGLFHLPPSSSVMITEEEMVKDVVARREEEKQARAFFAPFEAELYHIRTIVELYESRLDKKSEYDELVNIFLKEWREFKCFTNQQMVILMHVLPVIHEQRNNLPFISNVLSIMFNANISLQYQFNDSKPLPASAKALETKLGSGVLGVNFIAGLVNEPEEELTITIGPLSAKQMLTFLPGTRSAEALDVLLSYFIPLQTGIITKFIAEPEYQKLVLGFGEENACLGFTTFLGN; encoded by the coding sequence ATGATTGTAAAACAACCAAACCAGTTAGATACAGATTTTAAAGCGGTAACACTTGCTGCTGAGTTGATAGAACGAGGTGTTGTTAATGCCGATGAGGTAATTATTTTACCTGTAGGTGCCAAACAACGCGCTTATGCTAAAGAAATAGCCAGTGTAACCAATTACGAATCGGTTTACCGTAACCGTAAAATGCTGTCTGTCAATATTAACCGGGAGGGTTTATATGATATGCTGCCCGAGGGTTTGTTCCACTTGCCGCCATCTTCGAGCGTAATGATTACCGAGGAGGAGATGGTTAAAGATGTTGTTGCCCGCCGTGAAGAAGAAAAACAGGCCCGCGCCTTTTTTGCCCCTTTTGAAGCCGAGCTATATCACATCCGTACCATTGTTGAACTTTACGAAAGCCGCCTTGATAAAAAGAGCGAATACGACGAGCTGGTCAATATTTTCCTAAAAGAATGGCGCGAGTTTAAATGTTTTACCAATCAGCAAATGGTAATATTAATGCACGTATTGCCGGTAATACATGAGCAGCGTAACAACCTGCCCTTTATTAGTAATGTATTGAGCATTATGTTTAATGCCAACATCAGCCTGCAATATCAATTTAATGACAGTAAGCCGCTGCCAGCATCAGCCAAAGCTTTAGAAACCAAATTAGGATCTGGCGTATTGGGTGTAAACTTTATAGCAGGGCTGGTTAATGAGCCCGAAGAAGAACTGACTATTACCATCGGCCCGCTTAGTGCCAAACAGATGCTTACCTTTTTACCGGGTACAAGGTCTGCCGAGGCACTCGATGTTTTACTATCCTACTTTATACCACTGCAAACCGGCATCATTACCAAATTTATAGCCGAACCCGAATATCAGAAACTGGTATTAGGATTCGGCGAGGAAAATGCGTGCCTCGGTTTCACTACTTTTCTGGGTAATTAA
- a CDS encoding DUF6603 domain-containing protein, translating into MSESQPSKTKLVLTATMQMEVFGVPVTLSGQYAGDVCTLSCKADLSEKGGELKKHFSEVVPKDWLYVIDKIDLRQMLVEVRFSQKTGLLYYSIGAAISVGGKLLTFLLFKQDKELLVSMHMQGAIAFSALPLVGEYLSRDDGIDDLQVVYYKSSDNAGNNNLYKFVSPPKLLSRYPDKRALLKPGVNIFAHAQLGAFKMPLSYPLDVIVDSQSQPETSPAPDTLPATTAGVQPVKTQPAGNRQFLEVKKLELLYTGGQIGVKISGKVSVSIFELEVLGLQLSAPLDIFSNFDIKRLNFDLEGLSLDIQKPPLSITGAFLRVKDDAGDDYLGLISVGFNQFQFAAVGAYSKRGDQSSLFIFAFIGIPLGGPAFFFVTGLAFGFGLNRDFILPDISKIGSFPLVRLCVENKPATQSAEKSKKDSVLDMLKILSESIPPNIGSYFIIAGLRFETFKIIRTVAIAVVKFGNEFEINLLGISTLTLPSVYLELAFSVQFAPAKGIFMARGQFTNRSYLLFPDVALTGGFAAGFWFSGIYSGDFVITAGGYHPKYKVPPHFPSNIPRVGIRAVLGDAVIISGELYFAITPQAIMAGLAVSVICNSGMLYACISLRADLIILWKPFYYEAIVSVDVYVKFTIGKGFFSKDFDFNLHASVAVWGPDFSGKAHLDAGIKTFEVSFGANAPRFAPPLTWNQFKDDFIPQKPCVINVAGGLIDKVKITPQGQENEIEYLIINPKELVLVTDSAIPATFAFFGDQKLTTANIGRPGIAPMNRAEFNARHSVSIYKIEAGRKQIVNFDKQGERFSYKQLTKNLPMAIWGSRQPDSKQPPDANNSLLRDALTGIEIRPVEVTGGQSDELSDNSLNYRELIHKKNYHSVKGVLEIDAENIDMKTSHQNYADAARTRAAAVTLLIPNINVDEIDISDIAGDIPVYSYTEPFIATHLVDK; encoded by the coding sequence ATGAGTGAGTCTCAACCTTCCAAAACAAAACTGGTTCTTACTGCAACCATGCAAATGGAAGTGTTCGGTGTGCCCGTTACTTTAAGCGGGCAATATGCCGGGGATGTGTGCACACTATCCTGTAAGGCAGATTTGTCTGAAAAAGGCGGAGAACTGAAAAAGCACTTTAGTGAGGTTGTACCCAAAGATTGGTTATATGTAATTGATAAAATAGATCTTCGGCAAATGCTTGTAGAAGTCCGGTTCTCACAAAAAACCGGGCTTCTGTATTACTCTATCGGGGCCGCAATATCGGTAGGGGGTAAATTATTAACTTTCCTGCTATTTAAACAAGATAAGGAGCTGCTGGTGAGCATGCACATGCAAGGTGCAATTGCTTTTTCTGCACTACCACTTGTAGGTGAATACCTTAGCAGAGATGATGGTATAGATGATTTGCAGGTTGTTTACTATAAAAGTAGCGATAATGCAGGCAATAACAACTTATACAAGTTTGTAAGCCCGCCAAAATTACTGTCGCGGTATCCGGATAAGCGCGCATTGCTGAAACCGGGTGTAAACATTTTTGCACATGCCCAGCTTGGCGCATTCAAAATGCCTTTATCTTACCCGCTTGATGTTATTGTTGATAGTCAATCGCAACCCGAAACATCACCTGCTCCTGATACTTTACCTGCAACTACAGCAGGCGTTCAACCGGTTAAAACGCAACCGGCGGGCAATCGTCAGTTTTTAGAGGTTAAAAAACTGGAGTTACTGTATACAGGTGGGCAAATTGGTGTCAAAATATCGGGTAAGGTTAGCGTAAGCATATTTGAGTTAGAAGTATTAGGCTTGCAGCTCTCGGCACCGCTGGATATATTCAGCAACTTTGATATCAAAAGGCTGAATTTCGACCTCGAAGGCCTTAGTCTTGATATACAAAAGCCCCCACTCTCTATTACCGGGGCATTTTTAAGGGTAAAAGATGATGCCGGTGATGATTACCTGGGATTGATCAGTGTTGGGTTTAATCAGTTTCAGTTTGCGGCCGTAGGTGCTTATTCCAAACGTGGCGATCAGAGCTCGCTGTTCATATTTGCATTTATTGGTATACCGCTTGGTGGCCCTGCGTTCTTTTTTGTAACGGGTTTAGCTTTTGGCTTTGGCCTTAACCGCGATTTTATATTGCCCGATATTAGTAAGATAGGTAGTTTTCCATTGGTAAGGTTGTGTGTAGAAAATAAACCGGCAACACAGTCGGCCGAAAAAAGCAAAAAAGACAGTGTGCTGGATATGCTCAAAATCCTGAGCGAATCCATTCCGCCTAATATAGGGTCGTATTTTATTATTGCAGGGCTTCGGTTCGAAACCTTTAAAATTATACGCACGGTTGCCATCGCCGTTGTAAAGTTCGGTAATGAATTCGAGATTAATCTGTTAGGGATCAGTACCCTTACCTTGCCTTCTGTTTATCTTGAACTGGCATTTTCTGTACAGTTTGCACCGGCAAAAGGCATCTTTATGGCCAGGGGCCAGTTTACCAACCGGTCGTACCTGCTATTTCCTGATGTGGCGCTTACCGGAGGTTTTGCCGCAGGTTTCTGGTTCTCCGGGATCTACAGCGGAGATTTTGTGATCACAGCAGGCGGTTATCATCCTAAATATAAAGTGCCTCCCCACTTTCCTTCCAATATACCACGTGTAGGTATAAGGGCGGTGCTTGGCGATGCTGTAATTATATCCGGCGAGCTGTATTTTGCCATAACACCCCAGGCTATTATGGCCGGTCTGGCAGTGTCGGTAATTTGCAATAGCGGCATGTTATACGCATGTATCAGCCTTAGGGCAGATTTGATTATCTTATGGAAACCGTTTTATTATGAAGCAATTGTTTCGGTAGATGTTTATGTGAAGTTTACCATCGGCAAAGGTTTCTTTAGCAAAGATTTTGATTTCAACCTGCATGCCTCAGTAGCGGTTTGGGGCCCGGATTTCTCTGGCAAAGCACACCTGGATGCCGGTATTAAAACCTTTGAGGTAAGTTTTGGGGCCAATGCACCAAGGTTTGCACCACCACTAACCTGGAACCAGTTTAAAGACGACTTTATCCCGCAAAAGCCTTGTGTTATTAATGTAGCCGGCGGCCTTATTGATAAGGTTAAAATTACGCCACAAGGCCAGGAAAATGAGATTGAATACCTTATTATCAACCCTAAAGAACTGGTGCTGGTAACAGACTCTGCCATACCCGCAACATTTGCCTTTTTCGGTGATCAAAAGCTAACCACTGCAAATATTGGCCGCCCGGGTATTGCCCCTATGAACCGCGCCGAATTTAATGCCAGGCATTCGGTATCGATTTACAAGATAGAAGCAGGCCGAAAGCAAATTGTAAATTTTGATAAACAGGGAGAACGGTTTAGCTATAAACAGTTAACTAAAAACCTTCCGATGGCAATTTGGGGCAGCCGCCAGCCGGATTCAAAGCAGCCACCTGATGCCAATAACAGCCTGCTCAGGGATGCCTTAACAGGTATTGAGATCAGGCCGGTAGAAGTAACTGGCGGGCAATCTGACGAACTTTCGGACAATAGCCTCAACTATCGTGAGCTTATCCATAAAAAGAATTATCATTCTGTAAAGGGAGTTCTTGAAATTGATGCCGAAAATATAGACATGAAAACATCACATCAGAACTATGCCGACGCTGCAAGAACGCGCGCAGCAGCTGTTACATTACTTATACCCAATATTAATGTTGATGAAATAGATATATCGGATATAGCAGGGGATATACCGGTATACTCTTATACCGAACCATTTATAGCAACGCACCTTGTCGACAAATAA
- a CDS encoding glycoside hydrolase family 76 protein — protein MLKSYKIKLLAATLLLMAGVSVSAQNKKADVYLGRAQAMYNLIWKHYRKPQYGLFAENFPSSGKADSLNYLQGSSVKEKEVSFLWPYSGMFSATNVLIKVPAFRSAYRMRLDTIVAGMEKYHDVSRQPPGYQAYPVMFEKADRYYDDNGLVGIDYMESYFNTKNPVYLERAKGVFKFIISGWSDDLGGGITWLEGHNDQKPACSNGMATLVALKLYQGTKDPYYLDWGKKFYSWMYKNLRDSSGVYVNDKKPDGSVNRTFWTYNSGSMLEAGVLLYRFTGDKQYLKQAQAVAQSTYKHFNEAKHDSHLSMQIDLPWFVTVLFRGYEALYKEDGNYSYISSIEQNLNYAWQNSRDKYGFVTHSWTSRPDELGKPKWLLDEACIAELYARLGVLAQKEGK, from the coding sequence ATGTTAAAATCTTATAAAATAAAATTGCTGGCCGCTACCCTCTTGCTAATGGCTGGTGTCAGCGTATCGGCACAAAATAAAAAAGCCGATGTATACCTCGGCCGGGCGCAAGCGATGTATAACCTGATCTGGAAACATTACCGTAAACCACAATATGGTTTATTTGCCGAAAACTTTCCTTCGTCGGGTAAGGCAGATTCGCTGAACTATCTTCAGGGTAGCAGCGTGAAAGAAAAGGAGGTAAGTTTTTTATGGCCTTATTCGGGCATGTTTTCAGCTACTAATGTATTAATTAAAGTACCTGCATTTCGAAGTGCATACCGGATGAGGTTAGACACTATTGTTGCCGGTATGGAAAAGTACCATGATGTTTCGCGGCAGCCTCCGGGTTATCAGGCCTACCCGGTAATGTTTGAAAAAGCCGACCGTTACTATGATGATAACGGCCTGGTTGGGATTGACTACATGGAGTCATACTTCAATACCAAAAATCCGGTTTACCTGGAACGGGCAAAAGGAGTTTTTAAATTTATTATTAGTGGATGGAGCGATGATCTGGGCGGAGGGATAACCTGGTTAGAAGGCCATAACGACCAAAAGCCAGCCTGCTCTAACGGTATGGCCACCTTGGTTGCCTTGAAGCTTTACCAAGGCACAAAAGATCCATATTACCTGGATTGGGGCAAAAAGTTTTATAGCTGGATGTACAAAAACCTGCGCGATAGCAGCGGTGTTTATGTAAATGATAAAAAGCCCGACGGATCTGTAAACAGAACTTTTTGGACTTATAACTCGGGCTCTATGCTTGAAGCCGGCGTACTGCTTTACCGTTTTACCGGTGATAAACAATATCTAAAACAAGCTCAAGCTGTTGCTCAAAGCACTTACAAGCATTTTAATGAAGCTAAACATGACAGCCATCTTAGTATGCAGATTGATTTACCCTGGTTTGTCACTGTATTATTTAGAGGATATGAGGCTTTATATAAAGAGGACGGCAACTATAGTTATATCTCGTCCATAGAACAAAACCTTAATTACGCCTGGCAAAATTCAAGAGACAAGTATGGTTTTGTTACCCACAGCTGGACTTCAAGACCTGACGAACTGGGTAAACCCAAATGGTTATTAGATGAAGCCTGTATTGCGGAATTGTACGCAAGACTGGGGGTGTTGGCACAAAAAGAAGGTAAATAG
- the tssO gene encoding type VI secretion system TssO: MKPVNNNELRNAYIRFILYFIVLLACSIVAVYFFFLTSTREVALLNDRAKESDRLVSIRNDINNNFDVILQRMQQLSQYTKMNADELNNQNLLLNDIQESNLKIQAKLQQNPMPLKSFELYKKLSDNISTAANVKDSLFTTRYQIESLRSQLESCNKTNTTAVNKIKGRFGR; this comes from the coding sequence ATGAAACCAGTTAATAATAACGAACTACGAAACGCCTATATCCGGTTCATCTTATACTTTATTGTTTTGTTAGCCTGCAGCATCGTTGCTGTTTATTTCTTTTTCCTTACATCAACCCGCGAAGTGGCTTTGCTTAATGACAGGGCTAAGGAATCAGACAGGCTGGTATCCATCCGTAACGATATCAACAACAACTTCGATGTCATTTTGCAGCGCATGCAGCAGCTTTCGCAGTACACCAAAATGAATGCCGATGAGCTGAATAACCAAAATTTATTGCTGAATGATATCCAGGAGAGCAACCTGAAAATACAAGCCAAGCTGCAGCAAAACCCTATGCCTTTAAAAAGTTTCGAGCTGTACAAAAAGCTGAGTGATAATATTTCTACCGCAGCAAATGTTAAGGATTCGCTTTTTACAACCCGCTACCAGATCGAGAGCCTGCGTTCGCAGCTCGAATCGTGTAACAAGACCAACACCACCGCAGTTAACAAAATTAAAGGACGATTTGGCCGGTAA